A single window of Macaca mulatta isolate MMU2019108-1 chromosome 9, T2T-MMU8v2.0, whole genome shotgun sequence DNA harbors:
- the ITPRIP gene encoding LOW QUALITY PROTEIN: inositol 1,4,5-trisphosphate receptor-interacting protein (The sequence of the model RefSeq protein was modified relative to this genomic sequence to represent the inferred CDS: deleted 2 bases in 1 codon): protein MAMGLFRVCLVVVTAIINHPLLFPRENTTVPENEEEIIRKMQAHQEKLQLEQLRLEEEVARLAAEKEALEQVAEEGRQQNETRVAWDLWSTLCMILFLMIEVWRQDHQEGPSPECLGGEEDELPGLGGTPLQGLTLPNKATLGHFYERCIRGATADAARTREFLEGFVDDLLEALRSLCNRDTDMEVEDFIGVDSMYENWQVDRPLLCHLFVPFTPPEPYRFHPELWCSGRSVPLDRQGYGQIKVVRADGDTLSCICGKTKLGEDMLCLLHGRNSMAPPCGDMENLLCATDSLYLDTMQVMKWFQTALTRAWHGIAHKYEFDLAFGQLDSPGSLKIKFRSGKFMPFNLIPVIQCDDSDLYFVSHLPREPSEGTPASSTDWLLSFAVYERHFLRMTLKALPEGACHLSCLQIASFLLSKQSRLTGPSGLSSYHLKTALLHLLLLRQAADWKAGQLDARLHELLCFLEKSLLEKKLHHFFIGNRKVPEAMGLPEAVLRAEPLNLFRPFVLQRSLYRKTLDSFYEMLKNAPALISEYSLHVPSDHQPTPKS from the exons ATGGCCATGGGGCTGTTCCGCGTGTGTCTGGTGGTGGTGACGGCCATCATCAACCATCCGCTGCTGTTCCCGCGGGAGAACACCACGGTCCCTGAGAACGAGGAGGAGATCATCCGCAAGATGCAGGCGCACCAGGAGAAGCTGCAGCTGGAGCAGCTGcgcctggaggaggaggtggctcGGCTGGCAGCCGAGAAGGAGGCACTGGAGCAGGTGGCGGAGGAGGGCAGGCAGCAGAATGAGACACGTGTGGCATGGGACCTCTGGAGCACCCTCTGCATGATCCTCTTCCTGATGATCGAGGTGTGGCGCCAGGACCACCAGGAGGGGCCCTCACCTGAGTGCCTGGGTGGTGAGGAGGATGAGCTGCCTGGGCTGGGGGGCACCCCCTTGCAGGGCCTCACGCTGCCCAACAAGGCCACGCTTGGCCACTTTTATGAGCGCTGCATCCGGGGGGCCACGGCCGATGCAGCCCGTACCCGGGAGTTCCTGGAAGGCTTCGTAGATGACTTGCTGGAAGCCCTGAGGAGCCTCTGCAACCGGGACACTGACATGGAGGTGGAGGACTTCATTGGCGTGGACAGCATGTATGAGAACTGGCAGGTGGACAGGCCGCTGCTGTGCCACCTTTTTGTGCCCTTCACACCCCCCGAGCCCTACCGCTTCCACCCAGAGCTCTGGTGCTCCGGCCGCTCAGTGCCCCTGGATCGCCAGGGCTACGGCCAGATCAAGGTGGTCCGCGCTGACGGGGACACACTGAGCTGCATCTGTGGCAAGACCAAGCTTGGGGAAGACATGCTGTGTCTCCTGCACGGCAGGAACAGCATGGCACCTCCCTGCGGCGACATGGAGAACCTGCTGTGTGCCACAGATTCCCTGTACCTGGACACGATGCAAGTCATGAAGTGGTTCCAGACGGCCCTCACCAGAGCCTGGCACGGCATCGCCCACAAGTACGAGTTCGACCTGGCCTTTGGCCAGCTGGACAGCCCGGGGTCCCTGAAGATCAAGTTCCGTTCAGGAAAGTTCATGCCCTTCAACCTGATTCCTGTGATCCAGTGTGATGACTCGGACCTGTACTTTGTCTCCCACCTTCCCAGGGAGCCCTCTGAGGGCACCCCAGCCTCCAGCACAGACTGGCTCCTGTCCTTTGCTGTCTACGAGCGACACTTCCTCAGGATGACACTGAAGGCGCTGCCCGAGGGCGCCTGCCACCTCAGCTGCCTGCAGATAGCCTCCTTCCTGCTTTCCAAGCAGAGCCGCCTGACCGGCCCCAGCGGGCTCAGCAGCTACCACCTGAAGACGGCCCTGCTGCACCTCCTACTCCTCCGGCAGGCAGCGGACTGGAAGGCAGGGCAGCTGGACGCTCGTCTGCATGAGTTGCTCTGCTTCCTGGAGAAGAGCTTGCTGGAGAAGAAACTCCACCACTTCTTCATCGGCAACCGCAAGGTGCCTGAGGCCATGGGACTCCCGGAGGCCGTGCTCAGGGCTGAGCCCCTCAACCTCTTCCGGCCCTTCGTCCTGCAACGAAGTCTTTACCGTAAGACACTGGACTCCTTCTATGAGATGCTCAAGAATGCCCCAGCACTCATTAGCGAGTATTCCCTACATGTCCCCTCAGACCAC CAGCCTACCCCAAAAAGCTGA